One genomic window of Triplophysa rosa linkage group LG11, Trosa_1v2, whole genome shotgun sequence includes the following:
- the tmem11 gene encoding transmembrane protein 11, mitochondrial isoform X1, whose translation MASLGRRRGVPVSRERGVMAATECYIVHEIYNGENAQEQFEYELEQALEAQYRYIVIEPTRIGDETARWVAVGNCLHKTATLAGAACLLTPLALPVDYSRYVALPAGALSLACATLYGISWQFDPCCKYQVEYDSQKLSRLPLHTLTSSTPVVLVRRDDVHRKRLHNTIALAALAYCAKKIYELYAV comes from the exons ATGGCGTCGCTGGGAAGGAGGCGCGGTGTCCCAGTCAGCAGGGAGAG GGGAGTGATGGCGGCCACAGAGTGTTACATCGTCCACGAGATCTACAATGGCGAGAATGCTCAGGAGCAATTCGAATACGAGCTGGAGCAGGCTCTGGAGGCTCAGTATCGTTACATCGTGATCGAGCCCACGCGCATCGGGGATGAGACGGCCCGCTGGGTGGCCGTCGGAAACTGCCTGCACAAAACCGCCACGCTGGCAGGGGCCGCGTGCCTCCTCACGCCGCTCGCTCTCCCTGTCGACTACTCCCGTTACGTGGCGCTGCCGGCTGGCGCTCTGAGTCTCGCCTGCGCCACTCTCTACGGCATCTCCTGGCAGTTCGACCCCTGCTGCAAATACCAAGTGGAGTATGACAGTCAGAAGCTCTCGCGGCTGCCCCTGCACACGCTCACCTCCTCCACGCCAGTGGTTCTAGTTCGACGGGACGACGTGCACAGAAAGAGACTGCACAACACGATAGCGTTGGCGGCCCTGGCGTACTGTGCCAAGAAGATCTATGAACTGTACGCTGTATGA
- the znf652 gene encoding zinc finger protein 652, producing MKSASLTLKEAVSGPETMSQEEAQMTQPSQTYFHNTSTPDAELSAKLNKRDVAAKLFSVVIDNTMAVRPDPQMPSEINPHPAQTQQFYRENSATSAMKGAPRSRNGGTSEDSEGEDGAGVEGEIKPGQIIVEVNLNNQTLHVSKGDDVESPSAAGDYKSNSEEDGEEEEEEDTEEDDSVDDYDSAEESLDEEDEDEEEENNSCQTRAQRANRGRAAASLRRKSRRVTAPLKGGAATATTGMTTRGRRKTTKAPPQKRRSAKKVKVSASSASGATGGPKGEGEEKETLACEKCPRVFTSRWYLEKHMNVTHRRMQICDKCGKKFVLESELALHQQTDCEKNIQCVSCNKSFKKLWSLHEHIKIVHGFAEKKFACEICEKKFYTMAHVRKHMVAHTKDMPFTCETCGKSFKRSMSLKVHSLQHSGEKPFRCENCDERFQYKYQLRSHMSIHIGHKQFMCQWCGKDFNMKQYFDEHMKTHTGEKPFICEICGKSFTSRPNMKRHRRTHTGEKPYPCDICGQRFRFSNMLKAHKEKCFRVTSPVSLQPATMALPIHLTGHTPSSSGHTPSPTQPTQLMSSIVGLGMISPATGLLPQRAVTTHGLSHLHMQAAPAQHHTAHSHMPVHQTGHVPMTSHTPQQVSVQSSVLPPPPALFKSEPINHCAHEDVYLRQGTAQQHH from the exons ATGAAATCGGCAAGCCTGACACTTAAAGAGGCGGTGTCTGGCCCAGAGACAATGTCTCAGGAGGAGGCACAAATGACCCAACCCTCTCAAACCTACTTCCACAACACCTCGACTCCTGATGCCGAGCTTTCAGCCAAACTTAACAAACGAGACGTTGCGGCCAAACTCTTTTCGGTGGTCATCGACAACACGATGGCCGTTAGACCCGACCCACAGATGCCCTCTGAGATAAATCCTCACCCCGCCCAGACTCAACAGTTTTACAGGGAAAACTCTGCCACGTCTGCAATGAAGGGGGCGCCGCGGAGCAGAAATGGGGGGACATCGGAAGATTCCGAAGGTGAAGATGGAGCAGGGGTGGAGGGCGAGATTAAACCAGGGCAGATCATCGTGGAGGTCAACCTGAATAATCAGACCTTACACGTGTCCAAGGGAGACGACGTGGAGAGTCCTAGCGCTGCGGGAGATTATAAAAGCAACAGTGAGGAGGACggagaagaagaggaggaggaagacaCAGAGGAAGATGATAGTGTAGATGACTACGACAGTGCAGAGGAGTCTCTGGATGAGGAGGATGAAGACGAGGAAGAGGAGAACAACAGTTGCCAAACAAGAGCACAACGGGCAAACAGGGGTCGAGCGGCTGCTTCGCTGCGACGCAAAAGCCGGCGTGTAACCGCACCATTGAAAGGAGGTGCAGCTACAGCGACCACCGGCATGACAACGAGGGGGCGGAGGAAAACAACTAAGGCCCCGCCCCAAAAGCGTAGATCTGCCAAGAAAGTAAAGGTCTCAGCCTCCTCTGCCTCAGGAGCAACGGGAGGGCCCAAGGGAGAAGGCGAGGAGAAAGAGACGCTAGCATGTGAAAAATGTCCGCGTGTATTTACTTCTCGCTGGTACCTGGAGAAACACATGAATGTCACGCACAGACGCATGCAGATCTGCGACAAGTGCGGGAAGAAGTTTGTGCTGGAAAGTGAACTTGCCCTGCATCAGCAGACAGACTGTGAGAAGAACATTCAG TGTGTGTCATGTAACAAGTCTTTTAAGAAGCTGTGGTCCCTCCATGAGCACATTAAGATTGTTCATGGCTTTGCCGAGAAGAAATTTGCCTGTGAGATTTGTGAGAAGAAATTCTACACCATGGCCCATGTCCGCAAGCACATGGTCG CTCACACAAAGGACATGCCATTTACCTGTGAAACCTGTGGAAAGTCTTTCAAGCGCAGCATGTCCCTGAAAGTGCATTCACTCCAGCATTCAGGAGAAAAGCCCTTCCGTTGTGAG aacTGCGATGAGAGGTTCCAGTATAAATACCAGCTGCGGTCTCATATGAGCATTCACATAGGACACAAGCAGTTTATGTGCCAATGGTGCGGCAAAGACTTCAACATGAAACAGTATTTTGATGAGCACATGAAGACGCACACAG GTGAGAAGCCATTCATCTGTGAAATCTGCGGCAAGAGTTTCACCAGTCGTCCCAACATGAAGCGTCAtcggcgcacacacacaggagaaAAGCCGTACCCTTGCGATATCTGCGGCCAGCGCTTTCGCTTTTCCAACATGCTCAAGGCTCACAAAGAGAAGTGCTTTCGGGTCACAAGCCCGGTGAGCCTTCAGCCTGCCACCATGGCGCTTCCAATTCACCTCACAGGCCACACGCCCTCGTCATCAGGCCACACCCCCAGCCCGACCCAACCCACTCAGTTGATGTCCTCCATTGTAGGTCTTGGAATGATCAGTCCTGCCACTGGGCTCCTGCCACAAAGGGCGGTCACCACACATGGCTTATCTCATTTGCACATGCAGGCTGCACCCGCACAGCATCACACTGCGCACAGTCACATGCCGGTCCATCAGACAGGACACGTCCCCATGACAAGCCACACCCCTCAGCAGGTTTCAGTGCAGTCTTCTGTCCTGCCCCCTCCTCCTGCTCTTTTTAAGAGCGAGCCAATAAACCATTGCGCACATGAGGACGTGTACCTGCGACAGGGCACCGCTCAACAGCATCACTAA
- the phb gene encoding prohibitin isoform X1, whose translation MSTQSAATYNPREKSLFKVMRMLVRLWFMCFLGSGGGGHSDLIAQGDCHIVAMAKLFESVGKLGLALAIGGGVVNSALFNVDAGHRAVIFDRFRGVQDVVVGEGTHFLIPWVQKPIIFDCRSRPRNVPVITGSKDLQNVNITLRILFRPLATQLPRIFTSIGEDYDERVLPSITTEVLKAVVARFDAGELITQRDLVSRQVSEDLTERASTFGLILDDVSLTHLTFGKEFTEAVELKQVAQQDAERARFVVEKAEQQKQAAIISAAGDSQAALLIANSLAESGNGLVELRKLEAAEDIAFQLSRSRNVTYLPSGQGTLLQLPQ comes from the exons atgtcaacccaatcagcagcaacatataacccacgcg AGAAGTCTTTGTTCAAGGTCATGCGCATGCTCGTTCGCCTCTGGTTCATGTGTTTCTTAGGCTCCGGCGGTGGAGGTCATAGTGATCTAATAGCACAGGGG GACTGTCATATTGTTGCCATGGCGAAACTCTTCGAGTCAGTTGGAAAATTGGGATTAGCCTTGGCTATTGGAGGAGGTGTCGTTAACTCTGCTCTATTTAATG tcGATGCAGGCCACAGGGCAGTCATCTTTGACCGGTTTCGAGGTGTGCAAGATGTTGTTGTTGGGGAAGGCACACATTTCCTTATACCATGGGTTCAGAAGCCAATCATCTTTGACTGCAGGTCCCGTCCACGCAACGTGCCTGTCATTACTGGTAGCAAAG ACTTGCAGAATGTAAACATCACCCTCAGGATTCTGTTTAGGCCTCTTGCAACGCAGCTGCCACGAATTTTTACCAGCATTGGTGAGGACTACGATGAAAGGGTTCTTCCTTCCATCACCACCGAAGTGCTGAAGGCTGTAGTG GCCCGTTTTGATGCAGGTGAGCTTATTACTCAGAGAGATCTGGTGTCCAGGCAGGTCAGTGAGGATCTGACAGAAAGGGCATCAACCTTCGGCCTCATCCTTGATGACGTCTCCTTG ACACATCTGACATTTGGAAAGGAGTTCACAGAAGCTGTTGAGTTGAAGCAGGTTGCACAGCAGGATGCTGAGAGAGCCAGGTTTGTTGTAGAAAAG GCTGAACAGCAGAAGCAGGCTGCCATAATATCGGCTGCTGGTGATTCCCAGGCTGCTCTGTTGATCGCTAATTCTCTGGCAGAGTCTGGTAATGGTCTGGTGGAGCTGAGAAAGTTGGAGGCAGCTGAAGACATCGCCTTCCAGCTCAGCCGCTCTCGTAATGTTACCTACCTGCCATCCGGACAGGGAACTCTCCTTCAGTTACCGCAGTAA
- the phb gene encoding prohibitin isoform X2, with the protein MRMLVRLWFMCFLGSGGGGHSDLIAQGDCHIVAMAKLFESVGKLGLALAIGGGVVNSALFNVDAGHRAVIFDRFRGVQDVVVGEGTHFLIPWVQKPIIFDCRSRPRNVPVITGSKDLQNVNITLRILFRPLATQLPRIFTSIGEDYDERVLPSITTEVLKAVVARFDAGELITQRDLVSRQVSEDLTERASTFGLILDDVSLTHLTFGKEFTEAVELKQVAQQDAERARFVVEKAEQQKQAAIISAAGDSQAALLIANSLAESGNGLVELRKLEAAEDIAFQLSRSRNVTYLPSGQGTLLQLPQ; encoded by the exons ATGCGCATGCTCGTTCGCCTCTGGTTCATGTGTTTCTTAGGCTCCGGCGGTGGAGGTCATAGTGATCTAATAGCACAGGGG GACTGTCATATTGTTGCCATGGCGAAACTCTTCGAGTCAGTTGGAAAATTGGGATTAGCCTTGGCTATTGGAGGAGGTGTCGTTAACTCTGCTCTATTTAATG tcGATGCAGGCCACAGGGCAGTCATCTTTGACCGGTTTCGAGGTGTGCAAGATGTTGTTGTTGGGGAAGGCACACATTTCCTTATACCATGGGTTCAGAAGCCAATCATCTTTGACTGCAGGTCCCGTCCACGCAACGTGCCTGTCATTACTGGTAGCAAAG ACTTGCAGAATGTAAACATCACCCTCAGGATTCTGTTTAGGCCTCTTGCAACGCAGCTGCCACGAATTTTTACCAGCATTGGTGAGGACTACGATGAAAGGGTTCTTCCTTCCATCACCACCGAAGTGCTGAAGGCTGTAGTG GCCCGTTTTGATGCAGGTGAGCTTATTACTCAGAGAGATCTGGTGTCCAGGCAGGTCAGTGAGGATCTGACAGAAAGGGCATCAACCTTCGGCCTCATCCTTGATGACGTCTCCTTG ACACATCTGACATTTGGAAAGGAGTTCACAGAAGCTGTTGAGTTGAAGCAGGTTGCACAGCAGGATGCTGAGAGAGCCAGGTTTGTTGTAGAAAAG GCTGAACAGCAGAAGCAGGCTGCCATAATATCGGCTGCTGGTGATTCCCAGGCTGCTCTGTTGATCGCTAATTCTCTGGCAGAGTCTGGTAATGGTCTGGTGGAGCTGAGAAAGTTGGAGGCAGCTGAAGACATCGCCTTCCAGCTCAGCCGCTCTCGTAATGTTACCTACCTGCCATCCGGACAGGGAACTCTCCTTCAGTTACCGCAGTAA
- the phospho1 gene encoding probable phosphatase phospho1: protein MMRDSVFNCCVSPPHTPGGAEEHHQHSSRAHALPPNDRRFLIFFDFDETLVDECSDDSMVTVAPGGVLPGWLKDTYRPGRYNEYMQRVLAYLAEQGVTPAAIRRTVEKLPPCPGIPALMRFLLSQPSRDFEVVCVSDANTVFIETWLQHLGFRPLFIRIFTNPAHFDDNGQLQLSPFHSHDCLRCPANMCKAVVVRQYLAQRIRERGRKPYQKVLYVGDGANDFCPSLILSPGDIAFPRWDFPMHKLIREMAEAKPGEFKASVVPWKSGEDVISTLKKILERP from the coding sequence ATGATGCGGGACTCTGTCTTCAACTGCTGCGTTTCCCCACCCCACACCCCTGGAGGAGCGGAGGAACATCATCAGCATAGCAGCAGGGCTCATGCCCTGCCCCCTAATGATAGGCGTTTCCTTATATTCTTTGACTTTGATGAGACCCTGGTGGACGAGTGCAGCGATGACTCCATGGTTACCGTGGCGCCTGGTGGAGTCCTGCCCGGCTGGTTGAAGGACACCTACCGACCCGGCCGCTACAATGAGTACATGCAGCGTGTGCTGGCCTACCTCGCCGAACAGGGAGTCACGCCGGCAGCTATCAGAAGAACGGTGGAAAAGCTCCCTCCCTGCCCGGGCATCCCGGCTTTAATGCGTTTCCTTCTTTCCCAGCCATCACGTGACTTTGAAGTGGTTTGTGTGTCTGACGCTAATACAGTCTTCATTGAGACGTGGCTGCAGCATCTAGGGTTCCGCCCACTTTTTATACGCATTTTCACCAACCCAGCTCACTTTGATGACAATGGGCAGCTGCAGCTTAGCCCCTTCCACTCCCACGACTGCCTGCGGTGCCCGGCGAACATGTGCAAAGCGGTGGTGGTGAGGCAGTATTTGGCCCAGCGCATACGTGAGAGAGGCAGAAAGCCATACCAGAAAGTTCTGTATGTTGGTGATGGGGCCAATGATTTCTGTCCATCACTCATACTATCACCAGGTGATATAGCATTCCCCCGCTGGGACTTCCCGATGCACAAACTGATCCGAGAGATGGCGGAAGCCAAACCTGGAGAGTTTAAGGCTAGCGTGGTACCCTGGAAGAGTGGAGAGGATGTCATAAGCACGTTGAAGAAGATATTAGAGAGGCCTTAA
- the natd1 gene encoding protein NATD1, whose product MHFSSRSNQPWYTDTQLPLSADAHVMAQATQMNVLDITTPLRVEHDKKRRQFSIRLNGSHDRAVLLYEYVGKKTVDLQHTEVPEAYRGREIAKHLAKAAMDFVVEEDLKAHLTCWYIQKFVKENPHPHYLEHILH is encoded by the exons ATGCACTTTTCGTCGCGCTCGAACCAGCCGTGGTACACTGACACACAGCTTCCCCTGTCAGCAGACGCACACGTTATGGCCCAGGCTACACAGATGAACGTACTCGACATTACAACGCCCCTCAGAGTGGAGCACGACAAGAAAAGACGACAATTCAGCATCAGACTGAACG GTTCCCATGACAGGGCTGTGCTGCTCTATGAATACGTGGGGAAGAAGACTGTGGATTTACAGCACACTGAGGTTCCTGAAGCATACAGAGGAAGAGAGATTGCCAAACACTTAGCCAAG GCCGCGATGGATTTTGTGGTAGAGGAGGACCTGAAAGCTCACTTGACCTGCTGGTACATCCAAAAATTTGTCAAGGAAAATCCCCACCCCCATTACTTGGAGCACATTCTCCATTGA
- the dhrs7b gene encoding dehydrogenase/reductase SDR family member 7B, translating to MERVLSLCVGPVAVGTVGLLILLKVVQRLRDKQNVQDKVVVITGASSGLGKECARLFHAAGARLILCGRDQKRLQEVVDELTAIPCGKMQTYAPCTVTFDLSNTALVARAAEDILKCHGHVDVLINNAGISYRGNILDTHVSVQRDVMETNYFGPVALTQAILPSMVDRRSGHIVVISSVQGKISIPYRSAYAASKHATQAYFDCLRAEVDRFGLQVSVISPGYIRTNLSINAVTGDGSKYGVMDKTTAQGRDPVDIAHAILKAVGHRQKDVVLAGPLPTLAIYLRALWPTLFFKLMASRAKKEHKFKEE from the exons ATGGAGCGTGTGTTGAGTTTATGTGTGGGACCAGTGGCTGTCGGGACGGTCGGGCTCCTGATCTTACTGAAAGTGGTCCAGAGACTGAGAGACAAGCAGAACGTGCAGGATAAAGTTGTTGTGATCACTGGAGCCAGCTCCGGCCTGGGCAAAG AATGTGCACGACTGTTCCACGCTGCAGGGGCCCGACTAATCCTGTGCGGACGGGACCAGAAGAGACTGCAGGAGGTTGTTGATGAGCTGACAGCTATACCTTGTGGAAAGATGCAG actTATGCTCCATGCACTGTCACCTTTGACCTCTCCAACACAGCTTTGGTTGCCAGGGCCGCTGAGGACATTTTGAAGTGCCATGGTCATGTAGATGTCCTCATCAATAATGCAGGCATTAGTTACCGTGGCAACATTTTGGACACCCACGTCTCTGTTCAGCGAGATGTCATGGAGACCAATTACTTCGGTCCTGTTGCTCTCACCCAAG CCATTCTGCCATCTATGGTAGATAGGCGCAGTGGACATATTGTAGTCATCAGCAGTGTACAAGGAAAGATCTCCATACCATATAGATCTGCAT ATGCAGCATCTAAACATGCAACGCAGGCCTACTTTGACTGTCTGAGGGCTGAGGTTGACAGGTTTGGCCTGCAGGTGTCTGTCATCAGCCCTGGTTACATCAGAACAAACCTGTCCATCAATGCAGTCACAGGGGACGGTTCCAAATATGGAG TGATGGACAAAACCACAGCACAGGGGCGAGATCCAGTGGACATTGCACATGCCATTCTAAAGGCTGTCGGTCATAGACAGAAAGATGTTGTATTAGCTGGGCCACTGCCTACTTTAGCCATCTATCTTCGTGCACTCTGGCCTACCCTCTTCTTCAAACTGATGGCTTCGCGGGctaaaaaagaacacaaatttAAAGAAGAATAA
- the tmem11 gene encoding transmembrane protein 11, mitochondrial isoform X2 yields the protein MAATECYIVHEIYNGENAQEQFEYELEQALEAQYRYIVIEPTRIGDETARWVAVGNCLHKTATLAGAACLLTPLALPVDYSRYVALPAGALSLACATLYGISWQFDPCCKYQVEYDSQKLSRLPLHTLTSSTPVVLVRRDDVHRKRLHNTIALAALAYCAKKIYELYAV from the coding sequence ATGGCGGCCACAGAGTGTTACATCGTCCACGAGATCTACAATGGCGAGAATGCTCAGGAGCAATTCGAATACGAGCTGGAGCAGGCTCTGGAGGCTCAGTATCGTTACATCGTGATCGAGCCCACGCGCATCGGGGATGAGACGGCCCGCTGGGTGGCCGTCGGAAACTGCCTGCACAAAACCGCCACGCTGGCAGGGGCCGCGTGCCTCCTCACGCCGCTCGCTCTCCCTGTCGACTACTCCCGTTACGTGGCGCTGCCGGCTGGCGCTCTGAGTCTCGCCTGCGCCACTCTCTACGGCATCTCCTGGCAGTTCGACCCCTGCTGCAAATACCAAGTGGAGTATGACAGTCAGAAGCTCTCGCGGCTGCCCCTGCACACGCTCACCTCCTCCACGCCAGTGGTTCTAGTTCGACGGGACGACGTGCACAGAAAGAGACTGCACAACACGATAGCGTTGGCGGCCCTGGCGTACTGTGCCAAGAAGATCTATGAACTGTACGCTGTATGA